AACACAGGCAGAGTGGATGTTATCCACAGCGATCGGTAAACTTCAAACGGAGGAAGAACATCTGATACAACTTCTTAATGATAGAAGTAATCTGGTCGGCATAATCCAATCTGCTACGGAAAATACAGCGTCTGTAAACAGTCTGCAGGAGATGCAGCGTTATGTACATCACCTTGACGAGTGCATTTCACGCAAAAACAGTGATGTTAAACATGCTCAGGTCAATGTGCAGCGGAATCAGACATTTCTCAACGGTAAGATGATTGACGAAAAAGTATGGCTTGGAGCCAGAGACAAGGCAAAAATCAAATTTCAGCAGGAGATGCTCCTCCGGGAACAGAACGATCTGGACGAGATGGCTACTGTACGCTTCGCTGCCAAAGCCGGACGCGCGAATTGATGTGAGCCGGAAGCGAAGTTGTCTCGTGAAGGAGGAATGAACGATGGCTGTTAAAGATGATAGCGACATGGAAAAAGAATCGGGAGGCGGTTGGGAAAAATTTCTCATGATTTCAATCCCGATTGTATTCACTGTAGTTTTACTAGGAGTATTACTTACGCTATTTAATGTAGATATTCGTAATAATTTGTTTGAATTCGCCAACAAGATACCGGTAGTCAAGGAATGGGTACCTGATCCTGTACTGGATCCGGAGAAAGAGAAGCTGGAGAAGAGTGAGCAGCAGGTTGAAAGTGCTGAAGCCACAATCGAAAAGCTGAAGTCCCAGGTCACTGCCAAAGAAACAGAGCTCAAGGCAGCAAAGGAAGCAACAACAACCGAAGCAAAGAAGGCCACGGACCTTCAGAAAAAGTTGGATGATGCGGAAAAAGCGGCTGAAACGGCTACAGCGGCAACGCCTGAAACGGAATCCGATTATCAAAAGCAAATCAAAGATTTGGCTAAGATGTATGCTGATATGAGCCCGAGCAAAGCTGCACCGATCTTGCAAAATATGACGAATGAGGAAATGGTATTGTTGTTGAATGCCATGCAATCATCTGCTCGGACCAAGGTGCTTGAAAAGATGGACCCGAAAACAGCAGCCGATGTGACGATGATGATGAAGGATGCCAAACCGTCCGGGGATCTGGCACTGGATGCACTGCAATCCAGATTGAAGAAAGAAACCGCAGCAACTTCAACTGCATCCACAACGACAAGCAAAAACCTGGATAAAAACCAGCTTAGTCAAACATTTGCTTCGATGTCTGCTTCAAGTGGAGCCAAGTTATTATTGGAAACTTACAAGTTAAGTCCTGACAAAACATTGACCATCCTGAATTCGGTAGATGATGCAACACGCTCTCAATTGCTTGAGAACATGTCTTCAGAGGACTCGGTTGAAACTGCAAAAATTTTGAACAGATTAATGGGCAACAAGTAGATCTCATTACACTGAACTAACCGAGAGGAGGTGAAAATAAATGTCGATTGTATATCAAATGGCATCCACAGCATCTGCAAAAGCAACGGGAACAACTCAGACGACTGGAGCACAATCGAAAGGTTCAGCTGCAGGTGTTAGCGGTGAATTTCTCCAAACTCTTGCACAATCGTTATCTGGAGGAAACACAGAAGGCGATAGTTCAAGCGCTACTGGAAGTTTAACTGCTAATCCGCTGGTGTTTTCCTTTGCTGCAAGTGAAGAAGGGGAAGCGACATCAATCACGGATATACTGAATTCGTTGTTCACGGACTTGGATTCACTTGACGAAGCTTTGGAAAATGATCCAACTCTACTTGCAGGTTTGCAAACTCTGATTCAACAGATGTATGCACAATTAAATGATGCTTCTGGTACTAACGCAGAAGGTTCCGACGAGTCTTCGAACGGAGCGGAAAGCGTAAGTACAGTACCTGCAATTGAACTGTCCCAGCATCCGGCAGCAGTTCGTTTTGTTCTGCAAGATATGCTTACACAATTAGTAGCCGGAATGAATGATCCAGAGAGTAACGTTGCGAAGAACGCTCCGGAATTCAAGCAACTACTACAATCTCTGCAGGGTCAGCTTCAAGAGGCTGGAGTGGATACTAGCAATAACAAAGGATGGACTCAACTGAAATCCATACTGGATACATTGACTGCAGTTAAGGATCAGACTGTGCAAGTTGCTCCAAGTACTTCGCTTCAAGCACCCAAACAGGATTCTGTCGTACCACAAGTTCTTGTTGCGGCAGTGGCGAATTCTGGAACCAAGGTGAAAGATGAGGCGGATACGACATCTGCTTCCAATGCAGGTGGAGAAGTGGAACATTCAACCATCATTACTGCGGGAGAGCTGTCCTTGCGTTCATCAGGTACAACAGCAGGAAAACCGGCTGAACCTGTAATGCAAACATCACAGTTTGCCAAAGAAATGACACAGTTTGTAGTCAACAAGCTGGATATAGTACAGCAAAAAGGATTCTCCGAGGCGACGATCTCACTTCGGCCTGAGCATCTAGGGAAGTTGGATGTTCAAATTACCCTTCAGAACGGGCAGTTGGTTGCAAGGTTTATGACTGAGCATACGATGGCCAAAGACATGCTTGAACAACAAATGACACAGCTGCGTTCTTCACTTCAAGCCCAGGGGATCCAAGTGGAACGACTTGAGGTTACCCAGAACAGTTCAATCGGATCACAGATGTATCAGGACGGAGGCCGTCAGCCGGGAAGTAACTCTCAGCAACAACGCCGTTCGCGGGAGCGTGAGGAACAATCGGATGATGCTATAGCTACAGCAGGAATTCAGGAAGAATTGCGTAACTGGCGTAGCGAGCAAGTCGAAGGAAATGAATTACAGAGAGATACGTTTAGTGCGAAGGCTTAAACAGAAATGAGGTGAACAAATGGCTAACGAAATTGTCTCAACGAATAATACCTGGCCGAACTATTCGGCAGCTAATAAAGCAACCACAAGTGCTGCAACAAAAGAATTAGGTAAAGATCAGTTCCTAAAAATCCTGATAACCCAGCTGCAAAACCAAGACCCTATGCAGCCAATGGAGGATAAGGAATTTATCGCTCAAATGGCACAGTTCAGCTCAGTGGAACAACTGGTCAACATTTCTACACAACTTAAAACATTGAACCAGTCACTCGGTGCTGTATCCGGCATGATTGGCATGGAGGTAAGTTGGCTTTCTTCTAATAAAGAAGATAACGGAACTCTTCGTCAGGGAATTGTTGATTCCATCATTGTACGAGATAGCGTTCAGTACGCAAAAGTGGGCAAAGACGAAATTAAGCTGGATGAGATCATTCAGGTGAACTATCCCAAACAGGCAGAAGAGAGTCAAACTCCGGTACAGAATGTTCAGGACGTAGCCCCTGAAACGAACGAGAGCAAGGAAGTTGAATCATCCGCTGAACCGGGTGATACGGAAGATAGCGGGAAAACGATATGAGTGATCGCATAACGGTTGGACAATTATATGCAGGCCCGATTACACCGAATATGCTTCAAAGACCCAAAACGGGAGAAGCCACAGCTATACCCGAAAAACCTTTTGCAAAGGTGCTGGAAGATAATCTTCTGAAATTGAGCAATCATGCTGCCAAACGATTGGAACAGCGTGGTATTGAACTCAAGACCGAGCAAATGGAACAGATTGGTTCTGCTTTGGACAAAGCTGCTGCCAAAGGAGCCAAAGAGTCATTGATTTTAATGCAGGATATGGCTTTTATCGTCAATGTCAAAAATCGTACTGTGGTTACAGCTATGGATAGTGAAAGCATGAAGGATAATGTGTTCACTCAGATTGATAGTGCCGTAATCATTTCTTGACCGGCTGGCCCTTCTCGGGAGCCGGAATGCCGCTGACCGACTGATGCGGTAACCAAATGAAGACTGGGAGGATTTTTAAAAATGTTGAAATCAATGTACTCAGGCGTTTCCGGGATGCGGGGTTTTCAAACAAAACTCGACGTAATTGGTAACAATATCGCGAACGTAAACACGGTTGGCTTCAAAGGCAGTCGGGTTATGTTCAAAGATATTATGAGCCAAACTACGGCAGGGGTAACTGCCCCTGGCGATGCAACTGGTGGTGTCAATGCGAAACAAATCGGCCTTGGTGTGTCCGTAGGTTCAATTGATACGCTGCATCTGGCAGGTAGCCCAATGACAACGAACAATCCAACAGATCTTCGGATTAATGGAGATGGATTCTTCTTGGTGCGTTTGAGTGAAGATCAGGAAGTGCCTTATCTGACTCGTGCGGGGGACTTCCATGTGGATGCTGCACGTAACCTTTTGACATCTGATGGGTTGTTTGTTCTGGATAGCGGTGGTGGAAATATTACGATACCAGATGATGTTGTTTCCTTCACGATTGGTCAGGATGGAACAATTAACCAGACCATGGCAGACGGAACCATCGAAGCGGGTCCGCAGATTGGAATAGGTAAAGTTGTCAATCCGGAAGGTCTTGAGAAAATTGGAGGCAACTTGTACCGTATGACAGCAAACGCGAATCCGGATGGGGCGCTGGAACCATTGACAGCGAACAGTGCTGAGGACGGAACAGGAGCAATCATTGCTGGACAGCTCGAAATGTCTAACGTGGATCTGACTGGAGAGTTTACTGAGATGATCGTAGCTCAACGTGGATTCCAGGCAAACTCCCGGATCATTACAACGTCGGATGAAATACTTCAGGAAGTTGTTAACCTGAAACGTTAATAGCTGATTAATGAATTTGTAAAACGTGGAGGAGCTTGCTCCTCCCACTCTGATCAAGGGGGCTTAGCATGATTTCGGTTACGCGGTTAAATGGTTCTCCCATGTGGTTAAATGCGCTGATGGTTGAAATTGTGGAAGAGACGCCGGATACGTATATTACTCTGGTAACTGGAAAGAGACTGATTGTGCTTGAAAAAGCCGATGACGTTATTTCCAAGATTAAAGATTACAACCGTGAAATCGGGGTTCAGGCAGCCACTATTAAAGTGCAGCAAACGGAGGAATCCTGATGAAAAAAATGATGCCCTGGCTTGCAACGATGTTGCTTGCAATAACACTCATTGTGGTGGTTGTGTTTGTATTTATGCAAGGACAGAACGGGACTAAGGACGACACACATACTGCTTCAGCTTCAGAAGCCAAGAAGATGACTGCGGATGAGATTGTAGAGGTATCGTCAGAGCTCGCACAGATTAAAACAAATCTGGCCGATCCTGATCGTATTATTATGGTTAGTTTTTCTTTTAGCTTATCTGATAAAACAGCCAAAGAAGATTTTGAGAAAATTAAAAGTATTACGGTGAAGCCCATTATTATTCAGGCACTCGCAGACACCAAGGCTGAGGAACTGAGTTCGGCCAAGGGTATGAAACAATTCAATGAAAAACTGACGGGTCTAATTAATGAGGCATTGCCTGAGCCGAAATTGAAAAGCACTAGTTTTTCAGACATTGTTATAGCACCAATGTAAATGAACAGAACACGCTGTAGACCTGTAAGGGGGTGAGAACATGGTGGATGTATTATCACAAAATGAGATTGACGCCCTATTAGCAGCCCTTTCTTCTGGTGAGATGGACGCCGAAGAATTGAAGAAGGAAGAAACTCAGAAGAAAATTAGATCGTACGATTTTAAGCGGGCAGTGCGTTTTTCCAAAGACCATATCAGAAGCTTGACTCGTATTCACGAAAACTTTGCACGCTTTCTCACCACTTATTTTTCAGCCCAACTGCGGACGTTCGTTCAAATCAATGTCGTTCAGGTCGAACAGTTGCCTTATGATGAGTTTATCCGTTCTATTCCTAAGATGACGATATTGAACATTTTTGAAGCGGAGCCCCTACAGGGACGAATGGTGATGGAAGTCCATCCGAACGTGGGATATGCGATGTTGGATCGCCTACTTGGTGGAACCGGGAGTGCTCCGACAAAGATTGCTTCGATGACGGAGATTGAAACGACCATCATGGAGCGAATATTCAGCCGTGCATTTGAAAGTTTGCAGGAAGCATGGAAGACCGTGTTGGATATTTCCCCAAGGATGGAAGCGCTCGAGACCAATCCGCAATTTATGCAGATTGTATCTCCCAATGAAACGATTGCTCTGATCTCGCTCAGTACCAAAATTGGTGACACGACAGGCATGATCAATCTATGTATACCGCATGTCGTTCTTGAACCTATTATGTCACGGTTGTCCACTCATCAGTGGTTTGTTTCGGAGAAGAAAACGAGAGCGCCGGAAGAATATGATGCTCTAAGAGAGCGTGTGAACAAAGCCAAGTTACCCATCGTTGCGGAATTGGGAGAATCCAGAATTTCAATTGCAGAATTTTTGGGTCTGTCCGTTGGTGATGTCATTACGTTGAACAAACCCGTTGATGAGGGACTTTCCATTAAAGTGGGTGACAAACTGAAATACATGGGCAGTCCGGGGACAATCAAGGACCGTGTGGCTGTGCAAATAGACGAGATTGTCACCGAAGGAGTTGAAGAATTTGACGAGTAAGGATTATTTATCCCAAGAAGAAATCGATGCTTTGCTCAGGCAATCGGAGTCGATAAACAGCTCGGAACCCGCTGAAAAGACGGTTGATGATTTTTTGACCGAGCTGGAGCAGGATGCCTTGGGGGAGATTGGTAACATTACATTTGGTAGCGCGGCAACAGCCTTATCCACGCTATTGGGCCTCAAAGTAGATATTACAACACCTAAAGTTTCTATTATTAGTCGAACGCAGTTTGAAGAAGCTTTTCCTAAGCCGCATGTTGCTGTTCATGTAAATTACGTGGATGGATTTGAAGGCATTAACTCGCTTGTTATCAAGAAGAGAGATGCTCAAGTTATCGCTGATTTGATGCTGGGTGGCGAAGGTAATCCGGTCGATGAAGAACTGAATGAAATCCATATTAGTGCGGTACAGGAAGCAATGAACCAGATGATGGGTTCCTCTGCAACCTCAATGTCCACGATTTTTAATCGTTTTGTGAATATTTCTCCTCCGGGAATCGATATTCTCAATCTGGAAAGTGGAGAGGGTGTAAGTAATCTTCCAGCAGATGAGACTCTTATCCAAGTTTCATTTCGTTTGTTAATCGGGGATCTGATTGATTCCAATCTGATGCAGTTGCTTCCAGTGCATTTTGCCAAAAACATGGTAGACATGCTGATTGGAGGCGCTCAGGAGTCAACTGCCAGCGCACCGGTGGCAACAACACCTGAACCTGCACCAGTAGCAGTACCAGCAACGCCACCACCGGTTGCGGAGCAGCCGCCTGTTCAGCAACAGCAGCCCCCGCAGGCTCCTCAACAGCCTGTTCAGGACTATAATGGATATGGACAGACCCCAATGGGAATGCCTCAAGGAATGCCGCCGCAGCAGCCGTATGGTATGCCGCCACAGCAACCTTATGGTGCACCTCAACATTACGGTGGAATGCCAAATAGGAATGTTAACGTACAACCAGTTCAATTCGCCAATTTGCAAAATGGGGCGTATGGCCAGGTTGACGAAAACAATTTGAATTTATTGATGGACATTCCCCTTAAAGTCACCGTAGAATTAGGAAGGACCCAGAAGCAAATTAAAGATATTTTGGAACTGTCACAGGGTTCGATTGTCGAACTGGATAAGTTAGCCGGGGAACCTGTCGATATTTTGGTGAATAACAAACTGATCGCCAAGGGAGAAGTTGTCGTTATTGACGAAAACTTTGGTGTTCGTGTTATAGATATCGTTAGCCAATGGGACCGAATTCAGAAATTACAATAAGCACAATTTAGGGAGGACTTGAATCAAGATGGCAAACCGAATTTTAGTCGTAGACGACGCTGCATTTATGAGAATGATGATCCGGGACATTTTGTCCAAAAATGGATATGAGGTTGTTGGTGAGGCACAGGATGGTTCACAAGCAATTGAGAAATTTAAAGAGCTTCGTCCGGATCTGATCACAATGGATATTACGATGCCTGAGATGGATGGCATTGCAGCTTTGAAAGAAATCAAGAAGATTGATGCTAACGCTAAAGTGATTATGTGCTCCGCGATGGGTCAACAAGCGATGGTAATCGACGCCATTCAAGCTGGTGCCAAAGACTTTATCGTTAAACCGTTCCAATCTGACCGGGTTATCGAAGCGATTAGCAAGACACTGGGCGTTTAAGAGACATGATGATGGCTCAGGGTGATATACCAGGAGGAGCTGGCGCGGGAACCAATTATTATTTACAGCTTGTATGGGTGATTGTTGTCCTGGCCGTCATCCTGGTCCTTATTGTCTATCTGATCCGATTCTTAAACAAGCGGAATCAGCAGTGGTTCCGGAAGGGCACGATTCGTATTCTGGGTGGGGTCGGACTGGGACAAAACAAGTCGCTGCAAATTATAGAAATTGGTGGAAGTGTATATCTGCTTGGTGTAGGTGAAGACATCCAGTTGGTAGATAAGGTTTCAGATTTGGAAGAGGCGCAGAGAATCATTGATTCCTTCGAACGAGATGCTGCTGCACAACAAGGAAGTTTCTCGCCCCTCATTGCCAAGCTCGCAAAACGCTTCCGTAAAGATGAACCGCCGCGGGAAATGGAATTAGAGGATACAACTTCTTTTCACGAAATGTTTGAATCCAAACTTCGGCAGATGCCTAACCGTAAAGAGAAGATGGAAAAGCTCCTGGATAAAGACAATACTACAGATCGGTCGAGGGATTCATGAAGAAAAAGATTTGGTTAGCGTGTTGTTTGCTAGGACTTATCAGTCTGGCTTCTGTCACAGTTGCCTTTGCCGAACCCATTCCGAATATTGATATTCAGATTGGAAACGGTGATGGAGGGACACCAAGCACGAGTTCACTGTCCATTATTCTGTTAATTACGGTGCTTAGTATTGCTCCAGCAATGCTTGTACTGATGACCAGTTTTACTCGGATTGTGATTGTGCTAGGTTTTGTACGTACATCTTTGGGTACACAACAAATGCCACCCAATCAGGTGCTGGTCGGTTTGGCGCTATTTCTGACACTTTTCATTATGTCGCCGACGTTGTCTTCCATAAATCAGGTAGCGCTTCAGCCCTATCTCCAGGGAGACCTTACACAAACCGAGGCGCTGGAAAAAGCAGCGGATCCCATAAAGAAATTTATGTTTACTCACACCAGAGAAAAAGATCTGTTGTTATTTATGAAGTACAATCAAACTGAACAGCCAAAAACCTACCAGGACATTCCAATCACTGTGATGGTACCAGCATATGTAATCAGTGAGTTGAAGACAGCATTCCAGATGGGGTTTATGATTTTTATTCCTTTTCTGGTGATAGACATTGTTGTTGCGAGTACACTCATGGCAATGGGCATGATGATGCTTCCGCCGGTCATGATCTCATTACCTTTCAAAATACTACTATTTGTCCTTGTGGACGGGTGGTATCTGGTTGTCAAGTCACTGTTACTGAGTTTTAATACTTGATCCGGAAAGTTAAAGGAGGACGGTCATGACTTCGGAATTTATTATCGGTCTGGCCGGGAAAGCGGTATACACGTCATTGCTGGCCAGTGCACCCATGCTTATACTAGCTCTGGTTGTAGGACTTGCAATCAGTATTTTCCAAGCGACAACTCAAATTCAGGAACAAACATTAGCTTTTGTGCCAAAGATTGTTGCCGTACTTCTGGCGGTACTTTTGTTTGGGCCTTGGATTTTAAATATCTTGGTCGATTTTACGTTCAACATTCTCGATAATCTATACAGATACATAGGGTAGGCTTTAGCAGATGGAGACATTATTGCAAAGTTTCCCTGTCGCTCTGCTTATGTTTTGTCGAATCACATCATTTTTTGTAACTGCGCCGATTTTTTCGGCTCGAAATGTACCAGCTTCAGTCAAAATTGGACTGTCTGCTTTTGTCACATTGACTGTATATATGATATATGGCATAAACCAGACTGTACCCACAGATTTGAGTTATATTTTGCTCATCATCAGAGAGATTTTGATTGGTTTGCTTTTGGGATTTGTTGCGTATCTATTGATGACGGCTGTACAGACAGCAGGTGCTTTTATTGATATACAAATTGGTTTTGGTATTGCAAATGTATATGATCCAATGACAGGTGCTTCAGCTCCCCTCACAGGTAACTTCAAATATGCATTTGCAGTGCTTTTATTCCTAACTATGAATGGACATCATTATCTGCTGGATGCCCTCGTATACAGTTATCGCTGGATCCCGTTGTCAAATGTATTTTTCCTAAGGTTGGCCGATGGAAGTATTGCTGAATTTTTGATTCGGACGCTAGGTGAATCATTTATGCTTGCTTTTCAGATGGCTGCACCTATGGTAGTTGCGTTGTTTTTAACGGATGTAGGATTAGGATTTTTGGCAAAAACAGCTCCTCAATTTAATGTGTTTGCTGTCGGAATGCCGCTTAAAGTGCTTGTCGGGCTTGCTATTTTGCTTTTGCTGGTTCCCAGCTTCGCCTTTGTATTTGGTCAATTGTTCGAAGTAATGTTCAGATCCATGGAAAAATTGCTTGGGACCATTGGGCAAAGGCCGGGATGAGTGAAACGGAGGACAAGATTCGAATGAAACTTCAACTCGACCTCCAGTTATTTTCAGGGGAAAAGACGGAGAAAGCTACCCCGAAGAAGAGACAGGATACACGTAAAAAGGGACAGGTTGTCAAAAGCATGGAGATATCTGGTGCTTCAATTCTCCTGTTCACTTTTTTAATCATGATGGTTTTCAGTGATTTTTACAAGGAGCGTACGGTTCGACTCTTCACGGATATCTTCATCAATCGGTTGAGCATGGAAGTCACTGACGAAAATGTAATGTCGCTCATGATGCGATACGGTATAGAAGTGATGTTGTTGCTTGCTCCTGTTCTGCTTGGTGTAGCATTAATTGCTTTGATCGTTAACTACATGCAGGTAGGTTTTCTACTTGTAGGTGAAGGTTTGAAGCCGAAACTGGAAAAGTTGAATCCGATCAAGGGATTTAAAAATATTTTTTCTCTTCGTTCTTTGGTCGAATTTGCTAAATCCATTTTGAAAATGACCATCATCGGCTATCTTGTGTATAGCACAATTACAAGTTACCAGTCCGATATTGCATCGCTCTCTCATTTTTCAATGGATGCCATTTTGCATTTTGCTGCTTCAATTACTTTAAGTCTTGGAGTCAAGATTGCGGTAGCTCTGTTGGTACTTGCGATATTTGATTACATGTACCAGAAGTATGATTATGAGAAGAATATCCGAATGTCCAAGCAAGACATCAAGGACGAGTACAAAAAAATGGAAGGTGATCCGCTGATCAAAGGTAAAATCCGGGAACGCCAGCGTCGTATGGCTATGCAGCGTATGATGCAGGAAGTGCCAAATGCGGATGTAATCATCACAAACCCGACTCACTTTGCGGTTGCGCTAAAGTATGAAGGTTCAGAGATGGAGGCACCGCAGATTATTGCCAAAGGTCAGGACTATGTCGCCTTGCGTATTAAGGAAATTGCCAAAGAAAACGGTGTTATTACGATGGAAAACAAGCCGTTAGC
The window above is part of the Paenibacillus sp. 1781tsa1 genome. Proteins encoded here:
- the flhB gene encoding flagellar biosynthesis protein FlhB; translated protein: MSETEDKIRMKLQLDLQLFSGEKTEKATPKKRQDTRKKGQVVKSMEISGASILLFTFLIMMVFSDFYKERTVRLFTDIFINRLSMEVTDENVMSLMMRYGIEVMLLLAPVLLGVALIALIVNYMQVGFLLVGEGLKPKLEKLNPIKGFKNIFSLRSLVEFAKSILKMTIIGYLVYSTITSYQSDIASLSHFSMDAILHFAASITLSLGVKIAVALLVLAIFDYMYQKYDYEKNIRMSKQDIKDEYKKMEGDPLIKGKIRERQRRMAMQRMMQEVPNADVIITNPTHFAVALKYEGSEMEAPQIIAKGQDYVALRIKEIAKENGVITMENKPLARALFQRAEIGDAIPADLFQAVAEVLAYVYKLKGRTK
- the fliR gene encoding flagellar biosynthetic protein FliR translates to METLLQSFPVALLMFCRITSFFVTAPIFSARNVPASVKIGLSAFVTLTVYMIYGINQTVPTDLSYILLIIREILIGLLLGFVAYLLMTAVQTAGAFIDIQIGFGIANVYDPMTGASAPLTGNFKYAFAVLLFLTMNGHHYLLDALVYSYRWIPLSNVFFLRLADGSIAEFLIRTLGESFMLAFQMAAPMVVALFLTDVGLGFLAKTAPQFNVFAVGMPLKVLVGLAILLLLVPSFAFVFGQLFEVMFRSMEKLLGTIGQRPG